The following are encoded together in the Primulina tabacum isolate GXHZ01 chromosome 18, ASM2559414v2, whole genome shotgun sequence genome:
- the LOC142532208 gene encoding putative late blight resistance protein homolog R1B-17 has translation MADAAVEFLLENLKQLLVYNVNLISEVKNQVERLYNDLGLFKAFLKDSTEKRSKNEVLKELVKQIRSVVYEAEDVIDEFVTEAAAHKARGVFKKAFHTPAYAEKLRKVAVRIEEIRQTVDSIYKNKQFGFELLQTGDGAEGSSKEKKPPIVEEDNVVGFEDEAEKVMGLLTGGADELEVISIVGMAGLGKTTLAKMIYRDPGIEYEFYNRAWVYVSQDYSRKEVFLNILGHFTQVTDDMQKMNDENLAKELCKILERGKYLVVMDDVWTDQAWNDLKIGFPKNNKKSRILITSRIRKVAQHANPNRDPHDLRFLTYDESWKLLKIKALGSENCPEELIKDGTRIAKQCQGLPLAIVVIGGILLEKGTDWWETVAKSVDAFMAMEQNKRVDNLIELSYNHLPYHLKACFIYFGMFPEDFEIPVWKLIRLWIAEGFIQSKDGMSLEDIGEEYLDDLINRNLVMAGIRRSNGKHKTCRVHDMLHEFCKRVAAEENFFREIKRFDQGTYVSSNLTLQTYRRLCIHTRVLNYISSKPVGPRVRSFVCFSNEEINLPAEYISSITGAFKLLRVLHARSIIFSRFPADLIQLVHLRFIAISCNFKILPAAMSSLWNIQTFVIETSSRTFDIKADLWKMIQLRHVKTNASTTLPGPLSKGRKGKDEVLMLGSLQTLSTISPESCTEDVFLRTPNLKNLGIRGPLTKLLESKSGNTPFDSLGKLDYLENLKLLNDVFPRPPSEGKLYSLPQTYKFPPKLKKLTLSDTLLDWKDMSTLGMLENLEILKLKNNAFKGDWWESKDGGFRTLKVLHIGRTDLATWRSEARHFPRLRHLYLRHCSSLLVVPIAFADISSLRLVDMYCTTKTAASTAKEIEKKITEKPNQMQIARGGGFKLSIYPPHP, from the exons ATGGCGGACGCCGCCGTGGAGTTCCTGCTCGAGAACCTGAAACAGCTGCTCGTGTACAACGTCAACCTGATATCTGAAGTGAAGAACCAGGTGGAGCGTCTGTACAACGATCTGGGTTTGTTCAAAGCTTTCCTCAAGGATTCCACAGAGAAGCGCAGCAAGAATGAGGTGCTGAAAGAGCTGGTGAAGCAGATCAGGAGCGTGGTGTACGAGGCTGAAGACGTGATCGACGAGTTCGTCACCGAAGCGGCGGCGCACAAGGCGCGTGGCGTCTTCAAGAAGGCTTTCCACACTCCAGCTTACGCGGAGAAGCTTCGCAAAGTGGCGGTACGGATCGAGGAGATACGACAAACGGTGGATTCTATTTATAAAAACAAACAATTCGGGTTCGAATTGCTTCAGACAGGGGATGGGGCCGAGGGAAGCTCAAAAGAGAAAAAG CCTCCTATTGTTGAAGAAGACAACGTGGTGGGATTTGAGGATGAGGCAGAAAAAGTCATGGGTCTTCTCACCGGGGGAGCAGATGAGCTAGAAGTAATTTCAATTGTTGGCATGGCAGGACTTGGCAAGACTACATTGGCCAAGATGATTTACCGCGATCCTGGTATCGAGTATGAGTTCTACAACCGAGCATGGGTCTATGTTTCTCAAGACTATAGCAGGAAAGAAGTATTCCTCAACATTCTTGGACATTTCACTCAGGTGACTGATGACATGCAGAAGATGAATGATGAAAATCTGGCCAAAGAACTTTGTAAAATTTTAGAGAGAGGAAAATATTTGGTTGTTATGGACGATGTCTGGACTGATCAGGCTTGGAATGATCTCAAAATCGGTTTCCCTAAGAACAACAAGAAGAGTAGGATATTGATAACCAGCCGCATAAGAAAAGTTGCGCAACATGCTAACCCAAACAGGGATCCTCACGATTTGCGTTTTCTAACGTATGACGAGAGTTGGAAGTTACTAAAGATTAAGGCACTGGGATCCGAGAATTGCCCTGAAGAATTAATAAAAGATGGAACCCGTATAGCCAAACAATGTCAAGGATTGCCACTTGCAATTGTGGTAATTGGAGGAATTCTGTTAGAGAAAGGTACAGATTGGTGGGAAACGGTTGCTAAAAGTGTGGATGCATTTATGGCAATGGAACAGAATAAACGCGTGGACAATTTGATTGAATTAAGTTACAATCACTTACCTTATCACTTGAAAGCATGCTTTATTTACTTTGGTATGTTTCCGGAAGACTTTGAGATCCCTGTATGGAAACTTATTCGGTTGTGGATTGCTGAAGGATTCATACAGTCAAAAGACGGAATGAGCTTGGAGGATATTGGAGAGGAGTACTTGGACGACCTTATCAACAGAAATTTAGTGATGGCAGGAATCCGGAGATCTAATGGCAAACATAAAACATGTCGTGTTCATGACATGCTTCATGAGTTTTGCAAAAGAGTAGCTGCAGAAGAAAATTTTTTTCGAGAAATAAAGCGGTTCGATCAAGGAACCTATGTATCTTCCAACCTTACCTTGCAAACTTATCGTCGTCTTTGCATTCATACTCGTGTCTTGAATTATATCTCATCTAAACCAGTTGGTCCACGCGTGCGTTCTTTTGTGTGCTTCTCCAATGAAGAAATTAACTTACCTGCTGAATATATCTCATCCATTACTGGAGCATTTAAGCTACTCAGAGTATTGCATGCTCGGTCCATCATTTTTAGTCGTTTTCCTGCTGACCTTATCCAACTTGTTCATTTGAGGTTTATTGCTATCTCTTGTAATTTCAAGATTCTTCCTGCTGCCATGTCTAGCCTTTGGAACATTCAAACTTTTGTGATTGAAACATCTTCACGCACGTTTGACATTAAAGCAGATCTATGGAAGATGATTCAACTGAGGCACGTAAAAACAAATGCATCCACAACTTTGCCAGGGCCTCTTTCAAAAGGTAGAAAAGGTAAAGATGAAGTTTTGATGCTTGGGAGCCTACAAACACTTTCAACCATATCACCTGAAAGTTGTACAGAAGATGTGTTTTTAAGGACACCTAACCTGAAGAATTTGGGCATCCGGGGTCCGTTGACTAAGCTTCTAGAAAGCAAGAGCGGAAACACTCCATTTGATAGTTTGGGAAAATTGGATTAtcttgaaaatttaaaactgtTGAATGACGTATTTCCTCGTCCACCTTCTGAAGGAAAATTATATAGTCTTCCTCAAACGTATAAATTCCCACCGAAGCTGAAGAAGCTAACATTGTCAGATACACTACTGGACTGGAAAGACATGTCTACATTGGGAATGTTGGAGAACTTAGAGATTCTAAAGTTGAAAAACAATGCATTTAAAGGTGATTGGTGGGAATCAAAAGATGGTGGCTTCCGCACTCTGAAAGTATTGCATATTGGAAGGACAGATCTGGCCACCTGGAGATCTGAAGCTCGTCACTTTCCAAGACTTAGACATCTGTATCTTAGACACTGCAGTAGCCTTTTAGTAGTCCCAATAGCTTTCGCAGATATTTCAAGCCTCCGGCTTGTGGACATGTATTGTACTACTAAAACTGCGGCTTCGACTgccaaggagattgagaaaaAAATAACAGAAAAGCCAAACCAGATGCAAATTGCCAGGGGCGGAGGATTTAAGCTGTCTATTTATCCTCCACATCCATGA
- the LOC142532945 gene encoding putative carboxylesterase 6, protein MAAMTLDPSLSLQVSSNASKNRVIVEEIDGLIRVYKDGHVERPQIMTHAACSSASEFGVSYRDVIIDKYTNIWARFYVPNTSLKKLPLLVYFHGGGFCVGSASWSCYHEFLAKLSSKTSCVIVSVNHRLAPEYPLPAAYEDGVKALIWLRQQSLLGKNEWWTNNCNISKIFLAGDSAGANIAFNVSIRLARKIDIKGLILIQPFFGGESRTHSEKYMMQPPRSALTLAASDTYWRLSLPPGENRDHPWCNPMAKMSPNLEELRDLSIMVCISEMDILKDRNLELCAKLGQKVEQIMYEGVGHAFQILNKSTLAQTRIHELTSHIKNFVHK, encoded by the coding sequence atggctgcTATGACATTAGATCCAAGTCTCAGCCTTCAAGTCAGCAGCAATGCATCCAAGAATAGAGTTATAGTTGAGGAAATTGACGGCCTTATTAGGGTCTACAAAGACGGGCATGTTGAACGACCTCAAATCATGACACATGCTGCGTGCTCCTCGGCTTCGGAGTTCGGGGTGTCGTATAGAGACGTGATCATCGACAAGTACACGAATATTTGGGCACGTTTCTATGTTCCGAATACATCTCTTAAGAAACTTCCCTTGCTGGTATACTTCCATGGAGGTGGATTTTGTGTTGGTTCTGCATCTTGGAGCTGTTACCATGAATTCCTAGCAAAATTATCCTCGAAAACAAGTTGTGTCATCGTGTCGGTCAACCACCGGTTGGCACCCGAATACCCTCTTCCAGCAGCGTACGAGGATGGCGTCAAGGCCCTTATTTGGTTACGGCAACAATCTTTACTAGGTAAGAATGAGTGGTGGACTAATAATTGTAACATTAGTAAAATCTTTTTGGCCGGTGATAGTGCTGGTGCGAATATAGCCTTCAATGTCTCCATAAGGCTAGCTCGGAAAATTGATATCAAAGGGTTAATCCTAATTCAGCCATTTTTTGGAGGAGAATCGAGGACTCATTCTGAAAAGTACATGATGCAGCCACCACGCTCGGCCCTCACGTTGGCGGCATCGGACACTTACTGGCGGCTATCGCTTCCACCCGGGGAGAACCGCGACCATCCATGGTGTAATCCGATGGCTAAAATGTCTCCTAACTTGGAGGAGTTGAGAGATTTGTCTATTATGGTATGCATATCAGAAATGGATATACTGAAAGATAGGAACTTGGAGTTGTGTGCTAAATTGGGTCAGAAAGTGGAGCAAATAATGTATGAAGGTGTTGGCCACGCATTTCAGATTCTTAACAAGTCCACTTTGGCACAAACTCGTATTCACGAATTAACGAGTCATATCAAGAACTTTGTACATAAGTAA
- the LOC142533284 gene encoding protein ASPARTIC PROTEASE IN GUARD CELL 1-like: MGLLLVFFFSFLFIFSSPVQSRTLTSSSKTEVLDVSSTLRKTQDLSSLNSQNLERSRPDVQHQKLFVSSGSSLSFQLHSRLGIRRSSDKDYSELTLARINRDSARVKALQTRLDLLSLGIKKADLTPLEEELEDEKIEVPVISGTSQGSGEYFCRVGVGNPPTQFYMVLDTGSDVNWVQCAPCADCYQQADPIFDPVQSTSFSTLTCDTQQCRSLDVSECRNDTCLYEVSYGDGSYTVGDFVSETFTFGNSAAVNNLAIGCGHNNEGLFVGAAGLIGLGGGSLSFPSQINASSFSYCLVDRDSDSASTLDFDSSLPLDAITVPLLRNSKLETFYYVDLTGISVAGELLTIPPETFRVNHNGDGGVIVDSGTAVTRLQTAAYDSLRDAFKAGTRDLPLTNGVALFDTCYNLSSRRSVEVPTVSFHFSNGKELSLPAKNYLIPVDSSGTFCLAFAPTSSSLGIIGNVQQQGTRVSYDLANSLIAFSPNKC, from the coding sequence ATGGGACTTCTTCtcgtttttttcttttcatttctCTTCATTTTCTCCTCTCCGGTGCAGTCAAGAACACTCACATCCAGCTCAAAAACTGAGGTTCTTGATGTATCTTCTACACTGAGAAAAACCCAAGATTTATCGTCGCTCAACTCCCAAAATTTGGAACGCTCAAGGCCCGATGTACAACACCAGAAACTCTTTGTTTCTTCCGGTTCGTCTCTGAGTTTTCAGCTGCATTCTCGCTTGGGCATCCGTAGGAGTTCTGATAAAGATTACAGTGAACTCACATTGGCTCGAATCAACCGTGACTCGGCCCGCGTCAAAGCGCTTCAGACCCGGCTAGATCTGTTGAGTTTAGGCATAAAGAAAGCAGATCTAACGCCACTGGAAGAAGAATTGGAGGATGAGAAGATTGAGGTCCCGGTAATTTCTGGGACAAGCCAAGGCAGCGGCGAGTACTTCTGCCGTGTCGGAGTTGGCAACCCGCCGACCCAATTTTACATGGTGCTCGACACCGGAAGCGACGTCAATTGGGTGCAATGCGCCCCCTGCGCGGATTGTTATCAGCAAGCCGACCCGATTTTCGACCCGGTCCAGTCCACTTCCTTCTCCACCCTCACATGCGACACCCAGCAATGCAGGTCGCTCGATGTCTCCGAGTGCCGTAACGACACGTGTCTCTACGAGGTTTCCTACGGCGACGGCTCTTACACCGTCGGAGATTTCGTGAGTGAGACCTTCACTTTCGGAAACTCCGCAGCAGTGAACAACCTAGCTATCGGTTGCGGCCATAACAACGAAGGTTTATTCGTCGGAGCCGCCGGATTGATCGGCTTAGGCGGCGGCTCTTTGTCTTTTCCTTCGCAAATTAACGCTTCCTCCTTCTCTTACTGCCTCGTAGACCGCGATTCTGATTCCGCTTCAACTCTCGATTTCGACTCTTCACTCCCGCTCGACGCCATTACAGTTCCATTACTCCGGAACTCCAAGCTGGAAACCTTTTACTACGTAGATTTGACGGGAATCAGCGTCGCCGGCGAGCTGTTAACAATCCCGCCTGAGACTTTTCGGGTAAACCATAACGGAGACGGCGGGGTCATAGTGGATTCAGGAACGGCCGTTACTAGATTACAAACGGCAGCTTATGATTCTCTGCGAGATGCATTTAAGGCGGGGACGCGAGACTTGCCGTTAACCAACGGCGTTGCTCTATTCGACACgtgctacaatttgagctcgaGGCGAAGTGTGGAGGTCCCAACGGTGTCGTTTCATTTCTCGAACGGGAAAGAGCTGAGTTTACCTGCTAAGAATTACCTGATACCGGTTGATTCATCGGGGACTTTCTGTCTGGCCTTCGCTCCGACGTCGTCCTCCCTTGGGATTATCGGTAATGTCCAGCAACAGGGGACACGTGTCAGTTACGACTTGGCTAATTCTTTAATTGCATTTTCACCCAATAAATGCTGA